The following nucleotide sequence is from Roseivirga sp. BDSF3-8.
TATAGCTTCGGCTTCAGGGTAAAGGCTGAAGATGATGATCACCTCATGATCACCCGTGAGAGCTTTCAGGACTACCCTGACCTATACTACACCACTACCTCGTTTGATAACCTGGAGCGAGTAAGTGAGGTAAACCCTCAGCAGGGTGAATACCTGTGGGGTACGGTAGAACTGGTGGACTGGACAAGCTTTGACGGTCAGCAACTGGAGGGCTTGTTGTATAAGCCTGAAAACTTTGACCCGAATAAAAAGTACCCTATGATCGTATACTTCTACGAGCGGGTTTCGGACAGGCTTAACCGTCATGTGGCCCCTACTCCAAGCCCGAGTACGGTCAGAGCCAGCTTCTATACCAGTAATGGTTATATTGTATTCATGCCGGACATCCCCTACACGGATGGCTACCCGGGACAGAGTGCGTATAATGCGATAGTGAGCGGTACGTATGCCATGATGGAAAAGGGCTTTGTGGATAAGGACGCTATTGCGCTGCAGGGCCAGAGTTGGGGTGGATACCAGACGGCTTATCTTATCACGCAGACGGACCTGTATGCAGCTGCTATGGCCGGTGCCCCGGTTTCTAATATGACGAGTGCCTACGGAGGTATCCGCTGGGGATCAGGGCTGAGCCGTATGTTCCAGTACGAGCGCACACAAAGCCGTATTGGTGGTACGCTATGGGAAAAACCGCTGCTATACCTGGATAATAGTCCGCTGTTCCACGCACCCCAGGTAAATACGCCTCTGCTGATGATGCATAACGATGGTGACGGTGCTGTGCCGTGGTACCAGGGCATCGAGTACTTTATGGCACTGCGCAGACTAGGTAAGCCGGTATGGATGCTGAACTATAAGGGCGAAGAGCATAACCTGATGCAGCGTAAAAACCGCAAAGACCTTTCTAAGCGAATGAAGCAGTTCTTTGACCACTACCTGAAAGGGGAGCCTGCTCCTGAGTGGATGGTGGAAGGTGTACCGGCTATACGCCAGAGCATCGACCAGGGATTTGAACTGATCAGTAATGAAGGGGAATAACCCCTTTCTGCACAAGGATATCATAGCCATAGCAGCCTTCCTGATCACGGTCGTGCTGCTATGGTTCTTTTTTGGATAAGCATTATGTTTTTCTTCCTATCTAAAACCCTGTACCTTCTGGTAATGCCCGTCATGTGGCTGTTTTACCTCCTTTTGCTTACGCTGTTTGGGCCTAAACGGATGCGGAGGGGATTTCTGGTGGCCACACTGGCGCTGTTTTATTTCTTAACCAATGGGGTGGTGGTAAACGAGTTGCTGCTATGGTGGGAGCGGGAGCCGGTGAGATTTTCCGAAGTGCAACCCTGTGATACGGGGGTATTACTCACAGGGTTCACTTACATGAGCCGTCTGCCAGCAGACCGGCTACACTATAATGAGGGGGCAGATCGTCTGGCGCATACCATCCGGCTTTATCATGAAGGCCGCATACGACGAATCATCGTATCGGGTGCGTATGAAACACTGCATATTTCGGTAGAAGAGGCTCCGCTGATAAAGCAGGCGTTATTACATGCCGGAATACCTGACTCGGTTATCGTTATGGAAAATAAAAGCAGGAATACACATGAAAATGCTATCAATACGGCCCGGATCATAACTGAACGGTTCCCGGACAGCCGGCCGATGCTCATCACCTCGGCTTTTCATATGCGACGTGCTGAAGCCTGCTTCCGGCAAGTAGGGCTGGATCCGGTGATCTTTCCTACGGACTTCCGGGCATCTAATCAGCCCTATACTTTTGAGTATTTCTTCCCCTCAGAGAGCAGCCTTGACAAGTGGCAGACTCTTAGCCGTGAGTGGCTTGGCATGCTGGCTTACAAAGTGAAAGGGTACATATAAAAAAACGCTGCCGGTATTAAACGGCAGCGTTTATTGTTGTTGCGCATCATTTATGTCTTACTCACTCCTTAGCGTACCACTAGCGTAATTTCCGCTGAGCTTTACTCTTCCCTTGCCACCACCAAAAGTACCGCGATAGCTTTTCTTCTTGAAATCATCTGTCTCAAGGTGGGAGAACTTAATACCCAGGTCACGATCATATTTAAGTTCACCAAAGGAGAAGTCAGCCTCTATACTCGCGCCGGCGCCAGGTTCAAATCCCAACTGCGTTTCACCAAAGGCGTTGTCAACTTCTATGAGCGAGAAGCCTTTTCTGACAAGGTCCACACGCAAGTCGCTGATATAGCTACCTTCTATCTCGAGGCGGTCGGAAAGCTCATCGATTTCAATAGAGGTAAAGCTGCCTTTACCGGTTAGTACGTTAATATTATCGAAAGATAACTCACCGTATTTTATCTTAAGGGACACCTCTCCGGCTTCTCCGATGGTCACATCGCTGAAAGATAAGTCTGCATTTATATTACCTACCTTATCTGCATCAAAGTCAGAATAGCCTACGGTAAGTTCGCCTTCCTTCATATAGGTCACTTCACCGTCACCGAATTTCACGATCACCTCACTATCCGCGTTCAGAGACCCTGCCCGCATGTTTCCGTATTCGCTTCTCAGCTTTATTTCTCCCTGATAGTCACCGATGACCAAATCGCCAAACTTATTCGCTACTTCCAATTTCAGGTTAGCAGGCATTTTAATACGGTAGTCTATACTGAAGCCCTCCCCTTTCGAATTATTCAGGCTTTTTACCTCAGTGGTAAAGGCCAGTCGGCTGGCAGGGTTACTATCGTCTATTTTTACCTCTATTTTCTCCATGGCCTTCTGCGCATGGTTCTCGTTTTTCATGTCTACCTCTATCTCTATCTCCACTTCCACCTGATTTCTGTCCCAGGTTTCTATGTGCAGTAAGCCAAAAGAGTTGTCAAAAGCCACCTCTGTATTCTTTGTTACAGTATAGGATTTTGCTATACGCTTTTCCTTTACTATTTGTGCCATGGTTATGAGAGGCATAGCTGCCAGAAGGAGGGTAAGTAATAAAATACGGCCCGCCGGATTATAGTTGTCTGATGTCAGGATCATTTTTAACCTCTTTTTGTTGATTGAGAATATCCAACTGCTGGTTCAGAATACGCAGTTGCATTTGCAGATTGAGGATCATGGCGCTGGTCACCTTTTCGGAGGTCACCTTCTTTTGTTGCTCACGCAGCGCTTGAAACTGATGGTCGAGCTCCTGCAGGTCGGAGAGCATTACGTTTTGTATGCTATCTGACACAGCCGCGCTTTTGAGCACCTGCTTACGTTCGGTGATCTCCTCGCGGTAGTAGCTTACGGCCTGGGTAAACTCATCATCAGCGGTCTGCCCATAGGCGCCCCCCCTGTCTGAGTTTATCGCCAGACGTTCATTTTCTGACGTACCATCATTATGGAATGTTCCTGCCCAATAGGCCACTACAGCTATCAGTATAGAAGCAGCTACCCCCATCCAGGGACGGAAAAAGATTTTCTTCTTGCGCTTATCACGCTCGTCAAGTTCAGCGTTGATCCGGTTCCAAAGATCCGGAGAGGCACGTTCGGTATCGAAAGCCTGCCTGTTTTCGCTAATGAAATCTTTAAGCTTATCTTTCATCCGCACATTTCATTTGTAAGCAATTTCCTGATCTTATTCCTGGCCCGGCTATACTGTGTTTTACTTGTACTTATCGTTATACCAAGTATCTCAGATATTTCCGAGTGGTCGTAGCCTTCTACAGCGTAAAGTGAAAACACCACTCTAAAGCCTTCGGGCAACTGCTCTATAGCGTGTTTAATTGCTTCCACGTTAAGAGACATGTCCTCTTCGCTGATTCCTTCATAGGTTTCTTCGGGTGTTTCATCCACACCGTGCATATCTTCCATGTAGTCTATATCCATTTTCTTTTTTCTCATGTGATTGATGGCATCGTTAATGACGATGCGTTTAAGCCATGAGCCAAAAGAGGACTCGAACTTGAAGGAATGAAGCTTAGTAAAAGCTTTTAAAAAGGCTTCCTGCAGTATATCCTCAGCCACGTCCCGCTGAGGAACCATCCGCAGACACACATTTAGCATGGCATCAGCATACAGGCGGTACAATTCGTATTGTGCCGCTCTGCTTCCATCCCTGGAAGCGATGATCAGATCCTTATGTATGTCTGCGTGGTTCAACGATCAGGTTTTCGCCAATTCCTAAATCTACACTAAAGACAAGGACTCAGAAACAGGGTTGCATCTGACACAAACTTTTTTTGAAAAAATAAAGGGATCAGGAGGAATGGGTGGGCTGTAGTCCTTCCTTTGCAGCCAGCTTTACAAGAAGCTTATAGGCTTCATCGTAATTATTGGGAATCTGCCCTTCCAGAATAGCATCTTTAATAGCATCCTTAAGGTCACCTACCGTACGGGAGGGCTTCAGGCTGAATATTTCCATGATCTGCTCTCCGGTAATGGGAGGTTGAAAATTACGCAGGTGATCTTTTTCCTCCACCACACGCATTTTTTTCTCCACCTTATCGAAATTCCTAAGGTACCGTTTTACCTTGTCGTCATTTTTGGAGGTGATATCGGCACGACAGAGGGTCATGAGTGCTTCTATATCATCCCCTGCCTCAAATAGTAATCTACGTACAGCCGAGTCGGTGATGTCTTCCTTTACCAGGGCAATAGGCCTTAGATGAAGGCGAACGAGCTTCCGCACAAAGCGCATCTTTTCGTTCATAGGCAAGCGCATACGGCGAAAGATCCCAGGAGTCATTTTGGCACCACGGTCTTCATGACCGTGGAATGTCCAACCGACTTTCTCATGAAAGCGCTTGGTGGCTGGCTTAGCAATGTCATGGAGTATGGCCGCCCAGCGCAGCCAAAGGTCATCAGACATTTCTGCGGTATTGTCCAGCACTTTAAGGGTGTGGTAAAAATTATCCTTATGTGAGCGGCCGTTGATTTTGTCCACTCCGTAGAGATCTACCATCTCGGGAAAGAACCGATGAAGCAGCTTACTGTAGAAGAGGAGCTTGAATCCGTAGCTGGGGACAGGAGACAGAATAATCTTATTGAGCTCATCGGTAATACGCTCCTGGGAAATGATATCCAACCGCTCGGCATTCTTTACGATCGCGTCAAAAGTATCTACCTCTATATCAAACGTAAGCTGCGAGGCAAAACGAATAGCGCGCATCATCCGAAGGGGATCGTCACTGAAAGTGGTTTCGGGATCAAGGGGGGTACGGATGGTCTTCTTTTTCAAGTCGTCCACTCCGCCAAATGGATCTATAAGCTCACCGTAGTTTGCCTTGTTAAGGCTAATGGCAAGGGCGTTTATAGTAAAGTCACGCCGCTTCTGATCATCTTCAAGGGTACCGTCTTCCACTATAGGTTTGCGGCTGTCACGCCTGTATGACTCACGCCTGGCGCCCACGAACTCTACGTCCCAGCCATCCTGCACCAGCATAGCTGTGCCAAAGTTTTTAAAAGAGGTGACTTTACACTGTGGGCCGATAAGACGGGCGACTTCATTGGCCAGCGCAGTACCGCTTCCCACACATACAAAATCTATATCTTTGGAAGAGCGCTTAAGAATAAGGTCCCGAACATAGCCCCCTACTAAGTAGGTTTCTAATCCTAAGTTTCCGGCAGCCTCCGTCACAAGCTTGAAAATACGATGTTGATCGAGGTGTTCGCTGAAATTCATAGGAATGTGCCCGTTAAATCCCCGGCAGGGGAAAGTTACACTTACTGAACGGCAGAGTAAAACTGCCGTTCATATAAATTTAATGCTCCCATCCAGACCGAGGCGGGCGGTTTTAGCCTGAGAGGAGCTTAAATACTTCTGCTGTAAAATTATAACATTATCGATTGGTGACAAAATTTCCTCATTTTGCACCTGATCGTCAAGGGGCAGATAGAAATGGGCATGACGCTTGCCCTTCAAATGCTTAAGCAGAACAGGCTCTTTTACCAGGGTGATGGCGATCTCTCCCCCGTCACGCAGCAAGTTCTCAGGTACGTTTTTACCCTCACCCATTATCAGGGTTAAAGGTTTTTCAGCAAATTCCATCAGGTCCCAGGCAATCTCAGGAATACGCGCCACGTAATCATATAACTGTGTGATATCATGTATCAATATCACAGCTTCGGCGTGCCTGCCAATGAGCGCAGTAGCTTTCTGCAGTGCCTCGAGATCGCTCACCAGCCCGATACAGGCCATCGGGTCCGACTCATCTTTATGCACAAGCGCCCTAAGGGAGCTGCCGTCTGTCACGTTCTGTTGACTCATCGTGTGTCACCTGGTTTTTTTGAGAAGGCGAATATGACTATTAAAAGGCTCTGCTGCAAACAGAAAGAAGGGGCAGGAAAACAAAAATAGCTGCCCTGGTATAGAAGGCAGCTATTAATTTTTTCAACACTGTGTTAAAAAGTAGGACAGGGAATAAACTTCTCCTTACGCTTTACTTTTCGCATATCGCGGCTGGTCCACTCGAATATGATGGATACTTCATGCGCTCCCCCAATGTCTGCGCCCAGTTCGGATACGGTCATGTCGTAACTGTAGTTGATATTAAGCTGGTCAAACATGAGCCCGAAAATAAAGGCTATAGCGTCCTGATCAGCATTATCACGCACATTCTGCTGAATAGGAATACCACGATACCAGAATCCTACCATGATGGGGAAATACTGGAACTGCATGCCCACATCCAGCTGATCGAACTTACCCTGCGACTTATAGAGAAATGAAGGGGCAAGACTGGCTACACGGTCTGCTTTACGCACACCCTGGTTAAGGTGAAAGCGAAACCCACCATGAAGGGTCACTTTCATGGGTATGGTACTTGTATTTCCCAGCATACTATAGTTAGGCTCATTTACATGATAGGCAGAGGCACCGAGCCACACATTTTTATTATAAAGCAAAAAGCCGAGACCAAAGTCGAAGAAGCTGGTACCCCCAATGTTCTTCACCGTGGGATCAAGGGATGGAGGCACGTCATCTCTGGACCCGAACTCGAGCTGGTCACCAAAGAGCAGTTTGTCAATATTAATATCCCGAAGACCGTAACCAAAACTAAGGCCGGGTGAAAGCACCCAACGGTCACGCATCTGTATCTTGTAAGCGTATTGCAGTCCGATCTGGGTACTTCGGAGGCCCGCCGTACCAGCCTTATCCGTAGAAATAAGTATCCCCACGCCGCTATTTACCGGCTTCAGGTTTAAGTCATATGAAAAGGCATAGGTAGTGAAGGCCTGGGGGAGTGCCGGCCACTGCGTACGGTGTATGGCCGCCGCGCGTTGGTGGTCTGTACTACCGGCAAAGGCCGGATTAAGGTACAGGGGAGCAGAATAGTATTGGGAAAATTGCGGATCCTGTGCTGCCACCTTCCCGGCTACTGCCACCATCAGAAATAGAAAACTTATAATCGCTCTTTTCATGAATACCTCTATACACACATTTTACAATCCATAAGCCGGTGCTATCGAACCAGCGTCACATCACCCACACGGGTCACCTGTTCCCCGTTGATATACCTGAAGGTCAACTTATACACATACACATCCGGTGCACAGAGCTGCCCTTTGTAGTAGCCGTCCCAGCCTACATTCTTATCCTCACTTTCAAAAAGCAACTCTCCCCAGCGGTTAAATATCTGCATGTTAAACTCGGTCACTCCTTCCATAAGTGGCAGGAACACATCATTCACTACAGCACCACCACCAGGTACCTCTCCACCAATAGGGCCATCGAGGTTAGGTGTAAAGGCATTGGGGATTCGTACCTCGCCGCCTTCTACGGCATTAATAGCCTTTTCTATCAGCAAGGTATCCGTACAGCCATCTGCTCCTATCGCAATCAGCTTGATATCGTACACGCCGGGAGTTGCATAGGTGTGTACCGGTTCATAATCCTCATAAGTAGTGCCATCACCAAAATCCCAAATGTATTGGTCTGCTTTATAGCTTAGGTTTACTGTATACACAGGCATATCCGGCAGGTATACGGTACGTGGCCTTACATTAAATGAGGCGCGGGGATTTTCATATACCTCTATATAGGACTCTTTCACTTCCTCTACATCTACTCCCAGATCATTGCTGGCGGTAAGCCTTACGCTGTATATGCCAGGTTGGGTGTAGGTGTACACTGGGTTTTTGACAGTTGACGTACCCAGATTATCACCAAATTCCCAGAAGTAAGTATCCTCACGGGCAAATTTGGTCTGGTTCGTAAACTCAACCGTAAGCGGTGCACAACCGCTGCGGGGTGTCCCCACAAAATCTACTATTGGCAGTACAGGCTCGATAGTAACCTGTCGAGAGTACTCAGACACACAGCCCCCATCATTTTTCAGTGTAAGTTTGATCTCGTATACACCATAGCCAGCATACGTATGGGGTACCGGATCAGTGTCGGTACTGGTTGCACCATCTCCCCATTCCCAAAGATAATCCCAGTCACCCGCGCTGCTCTGATTAGTAACGGTAACCGTAGCGTCGGGCAGCACCTGCCTTTCGGGCGTGGCGTCAAAGGCTGCGCTCATATCAGGGTATACGAATATATCCCACACCTTACTCTTTTGGCAGCCATATTGGCTCTCCGCCTCATATCTCACCTCAAACACGATCATTTCTGTCGTGGTATTATTAAAGGTGTAGGAGAATGTCTGATTATTAGACACCGTGGTATAGTTGGTTTCTCCTGCTGACTTGTTACGAATCATCCAGAAATGGCTACCACTTACCCCCGTACTGTTATTGGGGAAGAAGTTTACATCCAGCGGAGCACATCCCGTGGTCACGTCCGGCTCCACTCTCAGGGTAATAGTAGGATATACTGTTACCACCTTACTCATGATGGCTTTACAGCCGGTCACCGTGTGAGTAGCCTCAAGGGTTACTGTATATTTTTTCTCACCTGTAGCTGCTGCATTCACAAACTGGTGTGGTACATCAGGGTTATTATTTACCTCTTCTACTCCCGTACCATCGTTCCACTTCCACAGATAGTCTACGTTCGGGCGGATATCTCTATTTTTAAAGATCATATCCACAGGCGAGCAGCCGGGGGTTCCCTCTATATCGAAATCCGCTGTCACTTTAGGATATACTGTAAGGGTTCTCACTGCCTCACTGGTACAACCGTTAGCCGATGAAGCAACCAGACGTATCTGGAATTCCATATCTACATTACTGTCATTCGAAACCCCGTCACGCTCCAACTCTGCGATGTCAAGAGGCTGCCAAGTGGGATTGCCCACTTCACGGATGTACCACTCATTAGTCTGTGCACCAAGTGTGTAATCGGTTATGGCAATACTCACATCAGAGCAGCTTTCTTCAGGTACCAGCTCAAAGTTTGCCAGTATCTGAGGAGCAAGAGTCACCTGCTTTGTTACTTCCTTGATACAGCCGTTAGGCGTCTCTATACGCAGAGTAAGGTTGCGCACGCGATT
It contains:
- a CDS encoding CCA tRNA nucleotidyltransferase; the encoded protein is MNFSEHLDQHRIFKLVTEAAGNLGLETYLVGGYVRDLILKRSSKDIDFVCVGSGTALANEVARLIGPQCKVTSFKNFGTAMLVQDGWDVEFVGARRESYRRDSRKPIVEDGTLEDDQKRRDFTINALAISLNKANYGELIDPFGGVDDLKKKTIRTPLDPETTFSDDPLRMMRAIRFASQLTFDIEVDTFDAIVKNAERLDIISQERITDELNKIILSPVPSYGFKLLFYSKLLHRFFPEMVDLYGVDKINGRSHKDNFYHTLKVLDNTAEMSDDLWLRWAAILHDIAKPATKRFHEKVGWTFHGHEDRGAKMTPGIFRRMRLPMNEKMRFVRKLVRLHLRPIALVKEDITDSAVRRLLFEAGDDIEALMTLCRADITSKNDDKVKRYLRNFDKVEKKMRVVEEKDHLRNFQPPITGEQIMEIFSLKPSRTVGDLKDAIKDAILEGQIPNNYDEAYKLLVKLAAKEGLQPTHSS
- a CDS encoding Sua5/YciO/YrdC/YwlC family protein is translated as MSQQNVTDGSSLRALVHKDESDPMACIGLVSDLEALQKATALIGRHAEAVILIHDITQLYDYVARIPEIAWDLMEFAEKPLTLIMGEGKNVPENLLRDGGEIAITLVKEPVLLKHLKGKRHAHFYLPLDDQVQNEEILSPIDNVIILQQKYLSSSQAKTARLGLDGSIKFI
- a CDS encoding RNA polymerase sigma factor: MNHADIHKDLIIASRDGSRAAQYELYRLYADAMLNVCLRMVPQRDVAEDILQEAFLKAFTKLHSFKFESSFGSWLKRIVINDAINHMRKKKMDIDYMEDMHGVDETPEETYEGISEEDMSLNVEAIKHAIEQLPEGFRVVFSLYAVEGYDHSEISEILGITISTSKTQYSRARNKIRKLLTNEMCG
- a CDS encoding type IX secretion system membrane protein PorP/SprF, whose product is MKRAIISFLFLMVAVAGKVAAQDPQFSQYYSAPLYLNPAFAGSTDHQRAAAIHRTQWPALPQAFTTYAFSYDLNLKPVNSGVGILISTDKAGTAGLRSTQIGLQYAYKIQMRDRWVLSPGLSFGYGLRDINIDKLLFGDQLEFGSRDDVPPSLDPTVKNIGGTSFFDFGLGFLLYNKNVWLGASAYHVNEPNYSMLGNTSTIPMKVTLHGGFRFHLNQGVRKADRVASLAPSFLYKSQGKFDQLDVGMQFQYFPIMVGFWYRGIPIQQNVRDNADQDAIAFIFGLMFDQLNINYSYDMTVSELGADIGGAHEVSIIFEWTSRDMRKVKRKEKFIPCPTF
- a CDS encoding YdcF family protein translates to MFFFLSKTLYLLVMPVMWLFYLLLLTLFGPKRMRRGFLVATLALFYFLTNGVVVNELLLWWEREPVRFSEVQPCDTGVLLTGFTYMSRLPADRLHYNEGADRLAHTIRLYHEGRIRRIIVSGAYETLHISVEEAPLIKQALLHAGIPDSVIVMENKSRNTHENAINTARIITERFPDSRPMLITSAFHMRRAEACFRQVGLDPVIFPTDFRASNQPYTFEYFFPSESSLDKWQTLSREWLGMLAYKVKGYI